In Blastopirellula sediminis, the following proteins share a genomic window:
- a CDS encoding efflux RND transporter permease subunit, whose amino-acid sequence MRTSVIVVLVLTQFLIGAAICILGIVNIDTNIEDVMQWLPDHSRERTLYEGLVAQFGVDDFLVASWDGCTTDDPRLKQVEERLIEEDADGLIAKTTSGADLIENGSEYESADAIRNRFRGIFFGDDDQTCIAIILTKAGMTNRLKAVEYVDRVVRAGVGPDQSGVLIVGYPAISAEGDRLIRQNLTNALLPCCLLSTIAAWFFLRDLRLVLAVFITSGIAAGTSIAFVTLSGHKWGGLTSAIPALTFILTVSGTLHLVNYARGADHDQIAQTALRLGWKPCLFSAITTAVSMLSLSHSEYQAIREFGLFCAIGVVNSVFWQLAFAPWALQLIARTISIARAGTSLVHMHDWTATHPVFVFGVFMATLVVTASGLPKLESGLEVEEMFGTHTLAIQDVMKFERKIGPIDQTELLVEFAKPDPAQFADRAAAIRELQRGLEGSPEVDATMSAAAWLPPEPETRGIAGVSARVVYRRKLASLRDELADTSYLSLQKNEEGEEAETWRISLRFPFARNVDFAELRDAVAIATEAELAKHYSPSEFGVEQTGVGLLYHVAQSKLMADLFYNYLLAFAVICPLMILVLRSLTLGVLSMIPNCFPAICLYGAIGLYGQAIDIGIAIAGCIALGIAVDDTTHFMLRAEEISSRDGKQGRIKYSAIRTAYSQCSRAMLATTSIAAIGLAAFLNQTLLVMARFSLVLILSLLIALICDLLLLPALLYTFPVTERDEPEDVS is encoded by the coding sequence ATGCGAACCTCCGTCATTGTCGTCTTGGTGTTGACTCAGTTTCTGATCGGTGCGGCGATCTGCATCTTAGGAATCGTGAACATCGATACGAACATCGAGGACGTCATGCAATGGCTCCCCGATCATTCTCGCGAACGAACGTTGTACGAAGGACTGGTGGCGCAGTTTGGGGTCGACGATTTCTTGGTGGCTTCTTGGGACGGCTGTACGACGGACGATCCGCGTCTCAAGCAAGTCGAGGAGCGGCTGATTGAGGAAGACGCCGACGGACTAATCGCGAAAACGACGTCGGGCGCCGATTTGATCGAAAACGGTTCGGAGTATGAAAGCGCCGACGCCATCCGCAACCGGTTTCGCGGCATCTTTTTTGGCGACGACGATCAAACCTGCATCGCGATTATCTTGACCAAAGCCGGCATGACCAATCGTTTGAAAGCGGTGGAGTATGTCGATCGAGTCGTACGCGCCGGCGTTGGGCCAGATCAATCGGGCGTGTTGATCGTCGGATACCCCGCGATCTCGGCGGAAGGGGATCGGCTGATCCGCCAGAATCTGACGAACGCGCTGTTGCCCTGTTGTCTGTTGTCGACGATTGCGGCTTGGTTCTTTCTTCGCGACTTGCGGCTGGTCTTGGCGGTCTTCATCACCAGCGGAATTGCTGCAGGGACCAGCATCGCGTTTGTGACTCTCTCGGGACACAAGTGGGGCGGACTCACTTCGGCGATTCCGGCGTTGACGTTTATTCTGACGGTCTCGGGGACGCTGCACTTGGTGAACTACGCGCGCGGCGCCGATCATGATCAGATCGCGCAGACGGCGCTGCGTCTTGGTTGGAAGCCATGTCTCTTTTCCGCGATCACGACCGCGGTCAGCATGTTGTCCCTGAGCCACAGCGAATATCAGGCGATTCGCGAGTTCGGTCTCTTCTGCGCGATCGGCGTCGTGAATTCGGTCTTCTGGCAGTTGGCGTTCGCACCCTGGGCGCTTCAGCTGATTGCGAGGACGATTTCGATCGCTCGAGCGGGAACGTCCCTGGTCCATATGCACGACTGGACGGCGACGCATCCGGTCTTCGTATTCGGCGTTTTCATGGCGACGTTGGTGGTGACCGCCAGTGGGTTGCCTAAGTTGGAGAGCGGGCTTGAGGTCGAAGAGATGTTCGGCACGCATACGTTGGCGATTCAGGACGTCATGAAGTTTGAGCGGAAGATTGGGCCCATCGATCAGACCGAATTGCTCGTCGAGTTTGCGAAGCCTGACCCTGCTCAATTCGCCGATCGAGCGGCCGCGATTCGCGAGTTGCAGAGGGGGCTGGAAGGGTCCCCCGAGGTCGACGCGACGATGTCGGCCGCCGCCTGGTTACCGCCGGAGCCGGAAACGCGGGGCATCGCCGGCGTGAGCGCTCGCGTGGTCTATCGGCGGAAATTGGCCAGCCTGCGCGACGAATTAGCCGATACGTCCTACTTGTCGCTACAGAAGAATGAGGAGGGGGAAGAGGCCGAAACGTGGCGCATCAGTCTTCGCTTTCCCTTCGCCAGAAACGTCGACTTCGCCGAGCTGCGCGACGCTGTGGCTATCGCCACGGAAGCGGAGTTGGCCAAACATTATTCGCCAAGTGAGTTTGGAGTCGAGCAGACCGGCGTCGGGCTGTTGTACCACGTCGCCCAAAGCAAATTGATGGCCGACCTTTTTTACAACTACTTGCTCGCGTTCGCTGTGATCTGTCCCTTGATGATCTTGGTGTTGCGATCATTGACGCTCGGCGTGTTGTCGATGATTCCGAACTGCTTCCCGGCAATCTGCTTGTACGGCGCGATTGGGCTGTACGGACAAGCGATTGATATCGGCATCGCGATCGCCGGCTGCATTGCGCTCGGAATCGCAGTCGACGACACCACGCACTTCATGCTGCGAGCGGAAGAGATTTCGTCGCGCGACGGGAAGCAGGGGAGGATCAAGTATAGTGCGATCCGGACAGCCTATTCGCAATGTTCCCGAGCGATGTTGGCGACCACGTCAATCGCCGCCATCGGCCTTGCCGCGTTTCTGAATCAAACGCTGCTGGTGATGGCCCGGTTCTCGCTGGTCTTGATCCTGTCGCTCTTGATCGCCCTCATCTGCGATCTGCTGTTGTTGCCGGCGCTGCTTTACACGTTTCCCGTCACCGAACGAGACGAGCCGGAAGACGTGAGCTAA
- a CDS encoding aminotransferase class I/II-fold pyridoxal phosphate-dependent enzyme, whose product MKKPETLLDALRNHVDTQGDKSAFTFLKSDEESISVSYRDLDARAQQIAHHLLTVAKPGDRALMMYQAGIDFIEAFLGCLYAGIVAVPAYPPKKNRNAERILTIAQDCTPRLLLCSAETRRNVEAEIAGSVANAPVIVTDQLESVSGGSLPELQADQLAFLQYTSGSTAVPKGVMVTHGNIVANELLIQKYFQFAAHSVMVSWLPMFHDMGLIGGILGPLFVGAPSILMAPNTFLRDPIKWLQTVSDYKATVTGAPNFAYELCAKRITPEQKSKLDLSTLHVAFNGSEPVRAETLERFSQEFAECGFRPNAFFPCYGMAETTLLVSGGPPLAETKVITVDLSQLEQHRIVETEEGRPLVSCGQIGADLEVRIVNPETLAECSDNEVGEIWAHGDSVAKGYWQREEASLSSFQAKLPGDERNWLRTGDYGFLRDGTLYVTGRLKDLIIIRGRNIYPQDIEELVEQHFDAILPNCCAAFSIESGGEEKLLVVAAGSREMVRWSNSPHGPNGELVKLNHKIDALRSDILNEFEVALTDLVFVRPTTFPTTSSGKVQRQLTKRKFESGEFEVLFESEVRTPETVETSPSGAAELTALICETLQEWSRDEEQRLPPLDGHTTFTSLGIDSLAAADIGARLEKKLGCVIEADTLYDHHTIAELSQFLSRCAPGSAADAGANRGPLSQEDYLGFYKDKLKRFHHFREAGHDYFGTPIGHQQGSYVQVGDRKMLMMASYSYLGLINRPEVNQAAEEAIQSYGTGAHGVRLLAGTFDAHRELEKEIADFFHADDAIVYSSGFMTNMATVAALVGKGDVVIGDELNHASIVDGCQFSAATFLMFPHNNLQALEAQLKEHSGKRILVIVDAVYSMEGDVAPLPEIVQLCRQYGAMLMVDEAHSLGVIGEYGRGIQEYFNLPDDAIDIKMGTLSKSIASCGGFIAARQEIIDYLKCNARGFIFSASLPAAQVGAARKCFEIIRREKHLAGHLRKLRDQFVNGLRQLGYEVPPTESAVVPIIFPTEQETLEATGYCRDNGLFVVPVFYPAVPMDKPRIRATVTASLTEDDVDAALSVFQALAIARGQSGEKKVTTKDETDVVPQPEFCDPPLTPEVPIRPTR is encoded by the coding sequence ATGAAGAAACCTGAAACCCTCCTCGATGCGCTTCGCAACCACGTCGATACGCAGGGTGACAAATCCGCTTTCACCTTTCTGAAATCGGATGAAGAAAGCATTTCGGTCAGCTACCGAGATCTCGACGCTCGAGCTCAACAGATTGCGCATCACCTGCTGACGGTCGCCAAGCCTGGCGATCGGGCGTTGATGATGTACCAGGCCGGCATCGACTTTATCGAGGCCTTTCTGGGCTGCCTGTACGCCGGGATCGTCGCTGTTCCCGCCTATCCCCCCAAGAAGAACCGTAACGCCGAGCGGATCCTGACGATCGCCCAGGATTGCACGCCGCGATTGCTCCTCTGCTCGGCCGAGACCCGTCGCAACGTCGAAGCGGAAATCGCCGGTTCGGTCGCCAACGCGCCGGTGATCGTGACCGACCAACTGGAAAGCGTCAGCGGCGGTTCGCTCCCTGAGCTGCAAGCCGATCAGCTGGCGTTCTTGCAATACACTTCAGGTTCGACGGCGGTCCCCAAAGGAGTGATGGTGACGCATGGCAACATCGTCGCCAACGAACTGCTGATTCAAAAGTACTTCCAGTTCGCCGCCCATTCGGTGATGGTTTCGTGGCTGCCGATGTTCCACGACATGGGACTGATCGGCGGGATCTTAGGACCGCTGTTCGTCGGCGCCCCGTCGATCTTGATGGCGCCCAACACGTTCCTGCGCGACCCGATCAAATGGCTGCAAACGGTCTCGGATTACAAAGCGACGGTGACCGGCGCTCCCAACTTTGCCTACGAGTTGTGCGCCAAACGGATCACGCCGGAGCAGAAGAGCAAACTCGACCTCTCGACGCTGCATGTCGCGTTTAACGGTTCCGAACCGGTGCGCGCCGAAACGCTCGAGCGGTTCAGCCAGGAATTCGCCGAGTGCGGCTTCCGCCCGAACGCCTTCTTCCCCTGTTACGGGATGGCCGAAACGACGCTGCTCGTTTCGGGCGGTCCGCCGCTCGCCGAGACGAAGGTCATTACGGTCGATCTCTCGCAGCTGGAACAACATCGCATCGTCGAAACCGAAGAAGGTCGCCCGCTGGTTAGCTGCGGCCAGATCGGCGCCGATCTGGAAGTCCGCATCGTCAATCCCGAAACTCTCGCCGAGTGCAGCGACAACGAAGTCGGCGAAATCTGGGCCCACGGCGACAGCGTCGCTAAAGGCTATTGGCAGCGTGAGGAAGCGTCCCTCAGCTCGTTCCAAGCGAAGCTGCCCGGCGACGAGCGCAATTGGCTGCGAACCGGCGACTACGGCTTTCTCCGCGACGGCACGCTCTATGTAACCGGCCGCCTGAAAGACTTGATCATCATTCGGGGTCGCAACATCTATCCGCAAGACATCGAAGAGCTGGTGGAACAGCACTTTGACGCGATCCTGCCGAACTGCTGCGCCGCGTTTTCGATCGAATCCGGCGGCGAAGAAAAACTGCTGGTCGTCGCGGCCGGTTCGCGCGAAATGGTTCGCTGGTCGAACTCGCCCCACGGTCCGAACGGCGAACTGGTCAAGCTGAACCACAAGATCGACGCGCTCCGCAGCGACATCCTGAACGAGTTTGAAGTCGCGCTAACCGATCTCGTCTTCGTCCGTCCGACCACTTTCCCGACCACCTCCAGCGGCAAAGTTCAGCGACAACTTACGAAGCGGAAGTTTGAAAGCGGCGAGTTTGAAGTTCTCTTCGAGTCGGAAGTGCGTACGCCGGAAACGGTCGAAACGTCTCCCTCCGGCGCCGCCGAACTGACCGCCCTGATTTGCGAAACGCTGCAGGAATGGTCGCGCGACGAAGAGCAACGCCTCCCTCCGCTCGACGGGCACACCACCTTCACTTCGCTCGGCATCGACTCGCTGGCCGCCGCCGACATCGGCGCTCGACTCGAGAAGAAGCTGGGCTGCGTTATCGAAGCTGATACGCTGTACGATCACCATACGATCGCCGAGCTTAGCCAGTTCCTCAGTCGCTGCGCTCCGGGCTCAGCTGCGGACGCCGGCGCCAATCGCGGGCCGCTGTCGCAAGAGGACTATCTCGGCTTCTACAAAGACAAGCTGAAGCGATTCCATCACTTCCGCGAAGCTGGCCACGACTATTTCGGCACGCCAATCGGTCATCAACAAGGGAGCTACGTCCAGGTCGGCGATCGCAAGATGCTGATGATGGCGTCCTATAGCTACCTCGGCTTGATCAATCGCCCCGAAGTGAACCAGGCGGCGGAAGAAGCGATTCAATCGTACGGCACCGGCGCCCACGGCGTTCGCTTGCTGGCCGGTACGTTCGACGCTCACCGCGAGCTGGAAAAGGAAATCGCCGATTTCTTCCATGCCGATGACGCGATCGTCTACAGCAGCGGGTTCATGACCAACATGGCGACGGTCGCCGCGTTGGTCGGCAAGGGAGACGTGGTGATCGGCGACGAGCTGAACCACGCCAGCATCGTCGACGGTTGCCAGTTTTCGGCGGCTACCTTCCTGATGTTCCCGCACAACAATCTGCAGGCGCTCGAAGCGCAGCTGAAGGAACATTCGGGTAAACGAATCCTCGTGATTGTCGACGCAGTCTACTCGATGGAAGGGGACGTCGCTCCTCTTCCCGAGATCGTCCAGCTCTGCCGCCAATACGGCGCGATGTTGATGGTCGACGAAGCCCACAGCCTGGGCGTGATCGGCGAATATGGTCGCGGCATCCAGGAGTACTTCAACCTGCCGGACGACGCGATCGACATCAAGATGGGAACCCTCTCGAAGTCAATCGCCAGCTGCGGCGGTTTCATCGCCGCACGACAGGAGATCATCGACTACCTGAAGTGCAATGCTCGCGGCTTTATCTTCTCGGCCTCGTTGCCCGCCGCCCAAGTTGGCGCCGCACGGAAGTGCTTTGAGATCATCCGCCGCGAAAAGCACCTCGCTGGTCACTTACGAAAACTGCGCGACCAGTTTGTGAATGGCCTTCGTCAGCTGGGCTATGAAGTGCCGCCGACCGAATCGGCGGTCGTTCCGATCATTTTCCCGACGGAACAAGAGACGCTGGAAGCGACCGGGTACTGCCGCGACAACGGCCTGTTCGTCGTTCCGGTCTTCTACCCGGCCGTCCCGATGGACAAACCGCGAATTCGCGCGACGGTAACGGCGTCGCTCACCGAAGATGACGTCGACGCCGCCCTCAGCGTCTTTCAGGCGCTGGCGATCGCACGTGGGCAAAGCGGTGAAAAAAAAGTAACGACGAAGGATGAGACCGACGTGGTCCCGCAGCCGGAGTTCTGCGATCCTCCGTTAACTCCGGAAGTGCCGATCCGTCCGACGCGTTAA
- a CDS encoding response regulator, protein MKQAKRTIVHVDDSKVILEMVHDLLTEIGFDACSVDDPCRVPEALEATGSRILISDIEMPQMNGLDLLKRTKGEDGGISVIMLTGAVGPSAVLQSMRWGAEACHFKPLNNTSRLIESIQAAYAKQNGWWTSLNESHKPTRLV, encoded by the coding sequence ATGAAGCAGGCAAAACGAACCATCGTGCATGTCGACGATTCCAAAGTGATCTTGGAAATGGTTCACGATCTTCTCACCGAGATCGGATTTGACGCCTGCTCGGTAGACGACCCCTGCCGCGTTCCGGAAGCGCTCGAAGCGACCGGCAGCCGGATCCTGATCTCCGACATCGAAATGCCGCAGATGAACGGACTCGACCTGCTGAAGCGGACCAAAGGGGAAGACGGCGGCATCAGCGTGATCATGTTGACCGGCGCCGTCGGCCCGAGCGCCGTCCTGCAATCGATGCGGTGGGGCGCCGAGGCTTGCCACTTCAAACCGCTCAACAACACCTCGCGACTCATCGAGTCGATCCAAGCGGCCTACGCCAAACAAAACGGCTGGTGGACGTCGCTGAACGAGTCGCACAAGCCGACGCGGTTGGTTTAG
- a CDS encoding WD40 repeat domain-containing protein: MSFLHSGVGHQSVVDSLVFSPDGRRILSGSWDGTAKLWDAHSGALLRTLFWGGIQVTSVAWSPDGSIVAVACWPPDFPRNESELASYQAYFANRDPSYFDARLEDDEAPTEEVRLFDAASGELIRSIQGQGSGVAFAPNGQSLAVVSWSNLSIYDLASGELTAHYDGIEKAALRNVIYSDDGKLVACVDSNGVMVFDAASASPLYLATDPHLFAGAHEHDDGFRLVVPPDRPEHIAPDEDGAYFSEFWRKTLPGFRPHNSSDGGMKNQRIAFSPDGKLAAIRRDAGFNGPPSYGFSLGGVTILELDSGQTIQFIPSPDQKWLRTTAFSPDGKTLAGTGDLQTIFLWNVETGEEILRIGEPPVPITAVAFAKSKPLVAAGSADGTLLLCNSDKPAVIGLDRQHSSPIAHLEFSDDDETLVVADVNGHVRVCGIASMRPRVEFRPHKGRLLGGMISADGQRFVSVGYDDEPTNRNDHGKPGKVVVSRLSDGEEIAAQTLPDIFRIKSSAASPTRDRLAISYGTLVFTADIAAAIDVRETWNQPNVGIARIAYAPFDQTLLVGNEGYGMSLIATETSTLIRKFTATRDWPTCFAFTHDGKCVARSTAYDRSIELFDVSSGILKRYFLGHQSAVTTLAVSPDDNVLASGGNDGTLKLWNIANGDLEASIVIYPRETNAHPPWECVRT, encoded by the coding sequence GTCGACTCTCTTGTTTTCTCTCCCGATGGTCGGCGAATTCTTTCCGGCAGTTGGGATGGAACCGCCAAACTTTGGGACGCGCATAGCGGCGCACTGTTGAGAACGCTGTTCTGGGGAGGAATCCAGGTCACCTCCGTCGCCTGGTCGCCTGACGGATCAATCGTGGCAGTCGCTTGTTGGCCGCCTGACTTCCCCCGGAACGAAAGTGAGCTTGCGAGCTACCAGGCCTATTTCGCCAATCGCGACCCATCGTATTTCGACGCGCGTTTGGAGGACGACGAAGCGCCAACGGAAGAAGTGCGTCTCTTCGATGCGGCGTCGGGCGAGCTCATTCGATCGATCCAAGGTCAAGGGTCCGGAGTCGCGTTCGCACCCAACGGACAGAGCCTGGCGGTCGTCTCTTGGAGCAACCTCTCGATTTACGATCTTGCCAGCGGCGAACTTACCGCACATTACGACGGAATTGAAAAGGCGGCCCTGCGAAACGTCATCTACTCCGACGACGGCAAGCTTGTTGCGTGCGTCGACAGTAATGGCGTGATGGTTTTTGACGCCGCTAGCGCGAGCCCGCTCTATCTCGCCACCGATCCGCATTTGTTCGCGGGCGCTCACGAACATGACGACGGGTTTCGCCTGGTCGTGCCGCCTGATCGGCCCGAGCATATTGCTCCCGACGAGGATGGGGCTTACTTCAGCGAGTTCTGGCGCAAAACGCTTCCGGGGTTTCGTCCCCACAATTCCTCAGACGGCGGAATGAAAAATCAGCGAATCGCCTTCTCGCCAGACGGAAAACTGGCGGCGATCCGCCGAGACGCCGGCTTCAACGGTCCACCTTCCTACGGGTTTTCGCTCGGAGGAGTAACCATCCTGGAACTCGATAGCGGTCAGACGATCCAGTTCATTCCGTCTCCCGACCAAAAATGGCTGCGGACGACGGCGTTCTCTCCAGACGGCAAAACCCTTGCCGGGACCGGGGATCTCCAGACCATCTTTCTCTGGAACGTCGAGACGGGAGAGGAGATTCTGCGAATTGGCGAACCTCCTGTGCCAATTACAGCGGTTGCGTTCGCGAAATCAAAACCGCTGGTTGCCGCCGGATCAGCGGACGGCACGTTGCTGCTATGCAATTCCGATAAACCGGCCGTGATCGGACTAGATCGTCAGCACTCATCGCCGATCGCTCATCTCGAATTCTCTGATGACGACGAGACGCTTGTCGTCGCCGACGTTAACGGACACGTTCGTGTGTGCGGGATCGCTTCCATGCGGCCGCGGGTTGAGTTTCGCCCACACAAAGGTCGCCTCCTGGGAGGCATGATCTCTGCGGACGGCCAACGATTTGTGAGCGTTGGCTATGACGATGAACCGACAAACCGAAACGACCACGGCAAACCGGGCAAAGTTGTCGTCAGCCGGCTAAGCGATGGTGAGGAAATCGCTGCGCAAACCTTGCCGGACATTTTCCGTATCAAGTCCTCTGCGGCGTCGCCTACACGCGACCGGCTCGCGATATCGTACGGAACCCTGGTCTTTACGGCCGACATTGCCGCCGCGATCGACGTTCGCGAAACCTGGAATCAACCAAACGTCGGCATTGCCAGAATCGCTTACGCTCCTTTCGACCAGACGCTGCTGGTAGGCAACGAAGGCTATGGAATGTCGCTGATCGCAACCGAAACTTCGACTTTGATTCGAAAATTCACGGCGACGCGCGATTGGCCAACTTGCTTTGCTTTTACCCACGACGGTAAATGCGTCGCCCGATCGACGGCTTACGATCGATCGATTGAACTGTTCGACGTTTCAAGCGGCATTCTCAAACGGTATTTCCTGGGTCACCAATCCGCCGTCACAACGCTTGCCGTTTCGCCCGACGACAACGTCCTGGCGAGCGGCGGAAACGACGGCACGCTGAAACTCTGGAATATCGCTAACGGCGATCTGGAAGCGTCGATCGTCATTTATCCTCGTGAAACGAACGCACATCCGCCTTGGGAGTGCGTGAGAACCTAG